Proteins encoded together in one Anopheles darlingi chromosome 3, idAnoDarlMG_H_01, whole genome shotgun sequence window:
- the LOC125954895 gene encoding larval cuticle protein 65Ag1-like — MKSLIAFAALFVCVVLALPNQNAKVLRYENVQDGDSSYKFAFESDDGISRQEQGEVKSEQDGLNVQGNFKFIADDGQEYVVQYVADAQGFQPEGAHIPKEYVQTLSSL; from the exons ATGAAGAGCCTGATCGCATTCGCTGCTCTGTTCGTGTGCGTGGTCCTGGCCCTGCCCAACCAGAACGCCAAGGTGCTGCGGTACGAGAACGTGCAGGATGGTGACAGTAGCTACAAGTTTGC CTTCGAATCGGATGATGGTATCTCGCGCCAGGAGCAGGGTGAGGTGAAGAGCGAGCAGGACGGTCTGAACGTGCAGGGTAACTTCAAGTTCATCGCCGACGATGGCCAGGAGTATGTGGTGCAGTACGTCGCCGATGCCCAGGGCTTCCAGCCGGAGGGTGCCCACATCCCGAAGGAGTACGTCCAGACCCTGTCGAGTCTGTAA
- the LOC125954888 gene encoding endocuticle structural glycoprotein ABD-5-like, which translates to MQTTTIVLLVGFVAAAGVLAAPATEEKDAQVLKYDNDHNGIDGYNFQFDTSNGIQRQEQAQLKQFDDENSALVVRGSYSFTADDGQVYTVNYVADENGFQPEAPHLPK; encoded by the coding sequence ATGCAGACTACAACGATCGTTCTGTTGGTGGGATTCGTGGCCGCAGCGGGCGTGCTGGCGGCACCGGCTACCGAGGAGAAGGATGCCCAGGTGCTGAAGtacgacaacgaccacaatGGGATCGATGGTTACAACTTCCAGTTCGATACGAGCAATGGAATTCAGCGGCAGGAGCAGGCCCAACTCAAGCAGTTCGACGACGAGAACTCGGCCCTGGTGGTGCGTGGCTCGTACTCGTTCACCGCCGACGATGGCCAGGTGTACACCGTCAACTATGTGGCCGATGAGAACGGTTTCCAGCCGGAGGCTCCACATCTTCCCAAGTGA
- the LOC125954892 gene encoding flexible cuticle protein 12-like, which yields MKFAVVFAAVLAVAIAAPAEERDAQVLRYENDNLGVDGYNFQYETSNNINRVESAQLKSFGDDVSALVVRGSYSYTGPDGQVYTVNYVADENGFQPEAPHIPRA from the exons atGAAGTTCGCCGTCGTGTTCGCCGCCGTCCTGGCCGTCGCCATTGCCGCTCCCGCCGAAGAGCGCGATGCTCAGGTGCTGCGGTACGAGAACGATAACCTCGGTGTCGATGGATACAACTTCCA GTACGAGACGAGCAACAACATTAACCGCGTCGAGTCGGCCCAGCTGAAGAGCTTCGGCGATGATGTGTCCGCCCTGGTCGTCCGCGGTTCCTACTCCTACACCGGTCCCGATGGCCAGGTGTACACCGTCAACTACGTCGCCGACGAGAACGGATTCCAGCCGGAGGCCCCGCACATACCGCGTGCCTaa
- the LOC125954891 gene encoding flexible cuticle protein 12-like encodes MKTIVAFAFVLALALAAPLDDAKNAQILKYENDNIGVDGYKFAFETSDGHQRQEQAELKKLGDDVEALVVRGSYSFTADDGQVYTVNYVADENGFRPEGAHLPTV; translated from the exons ATGAAGACCATCGTTGCTTTCGCCTTCGTGCtcgccctggccctggccgcCCCCCTCGATGACGCCAAGAACGCTCAGATCCTGAAGTACGAGAACGACAACATCGGTGTCGATGGCTACAAGTTTGC TTTCGAAACCAGCGATGGCCATCAGCGCCAGGAGCAGGCCGAGCTGAAGAAGCTGGGCGATGATGTTGAGGCTCTGGTTGTCCGTGGCTCGTACTCGTTCACCGCCGACGATGGTCAGGTGTACACCGTCAACTATGTCGCCGATGAGAACGGATTCCGCCCGGAGGGTGCCCATCTGCCGACGGTCTAA
- the LOC125954838 gene encoding protein lethal(3)malignant blood neoplasm 1 has protein sequence MNSNILLTLLLLTMVRAASKYYDGPIRPYEFGFNIEGHQHRKESKDKNGIIMGEFGFITADNVYHVTVYATDEDGNFKIVSMKNYKLGPSTASPSVAPGPTRPTTKAAPPSVPSTSTTPQPFRIITTVKTVEPLTTPKPSNVASCGGCKIPTPPRTTTTHAPLPETSTQYVPPFKIVNKNDLEADGKPTVTTTTTTMMPITTTTPQSPGSSKEVPQKLIEKAPPTTTTTAKKERPSSGAMNTTNKNSNQTSNREKPVTNQQQPPSAERAETPKGMQRPAADGDPVMTLVEQHTANMIQHILNGLLYRFNYTAGYHGHHEQGDRQGNKEGGYFAVGRDGIRRGVSYKANEFGFQPHVKFEKVGPEETPREETEKQAGLKGFDFKWFYGS, from the exons ATGAATTCAAACATCTTG CTCACCCTGCTACTCCTCACGATGGTCCGGGCCGCTTCGAAGTACTACGATGGACCGATCCGACCGTACGAGTTCGGTTTCAACATAGAGGGCCACCAGCATCGGAAAGAATCGAAAG ATAAAAATGGCATCATTATGGGTGAGTTCGGATTCATTACGGCCGACAACGTGTACCACGTGACCGTGTACGCGACCGACGAGGATGGTAACTTCAAGATAGTTAGCATGAAAAACTACAAGCTAGGACCATCGACCgcatcaccatcggtggcTCCTGGACCGACGAGACCAACAACAAAGGCCGCACCACCCTCGGTACCGAGTACCTCGACGACACCACAACCCTTCCGCATTATCACCACGGTCAAGACGGTGGAACCGCTAACGACACCGAAGCCTTCCAACGTTGCGTCCTGCGGGGGATGTAAAATCCCGACACCAccgcgtaccaccaccacgcacgcaccactACCGGAAACCAGCACCCAGTACGTGCCACCGTTCAAGATCGTCAATAAGAACGATCTCGAAGCGGACGGTAAGCCAACggtaacaacaaccacaactacgatgatgccgatcaccacgacgacgcctCAGTCTCCGGGGTCTTCGAAGGAAGTTCCCCAAAAGCTGATCGAAAAggcaccaccgacgacgacgacgacggcgaagaaaGAGCGTCCTAGTTCCGGTGCAATGAACACAACCAACAAGAACAGCAACCAGACGTCGAATCGAGAGAAACCcgtcaccaaccaacaacagccgcCGTCAGCGGAACGCGCAGAAACCCCTAAAGGTATGCAACGACCGGCGGCTGACGGTGATCCGGTGATGACGCTGGTTGAGCAGCACACGGCCAACATGATCCAGCATATCTTGAATGGGTTGCTTTATCGGTTTAACTATACCGCTGGCTATCACGGGCACCACGAGCAGGGTGATCGACAGGGTAACAAGGAGGGTGGTTACTTTGCGGTCGGTCGGGATGGTATACGGCGGGGTGTAAGTTACAAGGCGAACGAATTCGGGTTCCAGCCGCACGT